Proteins from a genomic interval of Rosa chinensis cultivar Old Blush chromosome 2, RchiOBHm-V2, whole genome shotgun sequence:
- the LOC121051248 gene encoding pentatricopeptide repeat-containing protein At2g33680-like, which yields MVHSLAIQMGFGLDVYFGSTMIEVCVKCGNLRKLFDEMLNRDLVSRTSMISGYVSEGNVAFGFSLFNEMRMELEPNSVIMLVMLQGCCGFETSIYGRQVHGYVIKNGLLSNGAVQNSILGMYAKSGDFVKVRDSFNEMQGEVAPSIETLTVVITALTKHGILSQGESLHGLAIKSGLHDDVWQTSFLDFYAKCGKLESSDKLFRELLDRNCITCGAMMFGLVQNGYFNEAVGVFRQMQAAGLYPGAEILRNLIDVTCNH from the exons ATGGTTCATTCTTTGGCAATTCAGATGGGTTTTGGATTGGATGTGTATTTTGGCAGTACTATGATTGAGGTGTGTGTGAAATGCGGCAATCTCCGCAagttgtttgatgaaatgcttaACAGAGATTTAGTTTCTCGGACTTCGATGATTTCCGGGTATGTTTCTGAAGGAAATGTTGCTTTTGGGTTTAGTTTGTTCAATGAAATGAGGATGGAATTGGAACCGAATTCGGTGATAATGTTGGTCATGTTGCAAGGgtgttgtggttttgaaacttcAATATATGGGAGGCAAGTTCATGGATATGTGATTAAGAATGGTTTGCTAAGTAATGGAGCTGTTCAGAACTCAATCTTGGGAATGTATGCTAAATCAG GGGATTTTGTAAAAGTGAGAGATTCGTTCAATGAGATGCAGGGTGAAGTAGCACCAAGTATTGAGACACTAACCGTAGTTATAACAGCATTGACCAAACATGGGATTCTATCCCAAGGTGAAAGCTTGCATGGTTTAGCAATAAAAAGTGGCCTTCATGATGATGTTTGGCAGACATCTTTTTTGGACTTTTATGCCAAATGTGGAAAATTGGAAAGCTCGGATAAATTATTTAGAGAACTCCTTGATAGAAACTGCATTACTTGCGGTGCAATGATGTTTGGACTTGTTCAAAATGGGTATTTCAATGAAGCAGTTGGAGTGTTTAGACAAATGCAAGCTGCAGGTCTTTATCCAGGGGCCGAGATACTAAGAAACCTTATTGACGTGACCTGTAATCATTAA
- the LOC112188560 gene encoding LOW QUALITY PROTEIN: arogenate dehydrogenase 1, chloroplastic-like (The sequence of the model RefSeq protein was modified relative to this genomic sequence to represent the inferred CDS: inserted 2 bases in 1 codon): protein MLKIAIIGFGNLGQSLAKTFADLGHMVLAHSRCDQSKMAQDLDISYFSDPQDLCEQNPQVILLCTSIISTESVLKSLPFQHHRLDTLFVDMLPVKEFSKALLLKLLPSYIDVLCTNPMFGVERGKHEWNGMFFVYEKVRIGSDGVGISFCDNFLNMFEKEGCRMVEVSCSEQDKYVAGEQFITHTVGRVLGMLTLESTPINTKGYETLLDLVDNTARDSFDLYYELFMYNKNAFEMFERLDLAFDTLKKQLFGYLSDVVRKQVFDNAEKVKMGHEEYMMSNPSHNGAASESSSKDMRSHNIAQVSNSKAQIISDHFDDNSRLKIAIVGFGNFGQFLAKTIIRQGHIVLAYSRSDYYDVAQKLGVTYCSDVEELCKENPEVILFCTSILSTEKVLRSFPVQRLMRNTLFVDVLSVKEFPKNLFLQKLPLNFDILCTHPMFGPESGKNGWEALPFVYDKVRVGSDESRXYHSDRFLDIFALEGCRMVEMSCAEHDRHAAGSQFLTHTIGRVLEKLGLESTPIFTNGYKTLLNLVETTVGDSFDLYYGLFMYNVNSMDQLNRLGMVFDSLEEQFLGRLHGVLHKQHSENASKILLPNHPRMQLH from the exons ATGCTGAAGATTGCCATCATCGGCTTTGGCAACTTGGGACAATCCCTTGCCAAGACCTTTGCTGACCTAGGCCACATGGTCCTTGCACATTCTAGATGTGACCAATCCAAAATGGCCCAAGACCTCGACATTTCATATTTCTCTGACCCGCAAGACCTCTGTGAACAGAATCCACAGGTCATTTTGCTATGCACCTCCATAATCTCCACAGAATCCGTCCTCAAATCTTTACCTTTCCAGCACCATAGGCTTGACACATTATTTGTTGACATGCTTCCTGTCAAAGAGTTTTCAAAAGCATTATTACTCAAGTTGTTGCCTAGCTATATAGATGTTCTTTGCACCAACCCAATGTTCGGAGTTGAGAGAGGCAAACATGAGTGGAATGGCATGTTTTTTGTGTACGAAAAGGTTCGAATTGGCTCTGACGGAGTGGGGATTTCTTTCTGTGATAACTTCTTAAACATGTTTGAGAAAGAAGGGTGTAGAATGGTGGAAGTAAGCTGTTCTGAGCAGGATAAGTATGTCGCAGGTGAGCAGTTTATTACCCACACAGTTGGGAGAGTCTTGGGGATGTTGACATTGGAATCAACTCCAATAAATACAAAAGGTTATGAGACATTGTTGGATTTGGTGGACAACACAGCTAGGGATAGTTTTGATTTATATTATGAGTTGTTCATGTACAACAAAAATGCATTTGAGATGTTTGAGAGGTTGGACTTAGCTTTTGACACTTTGAAGAAACAGCTTTTTGGTTATTTGAGTGATGTTGTGAGAAAGCAAGTATTTGATAATGCAGAGAAGGTAAAAATGGGGCACGAGGAGTACATGATGTCTAACCCATCCCACAATGGAGCTGCCTCGGAATCTTCTTCAAAAGATATGAG GTCGCATAACATTGCTCAGGTATCTAACAGTAAAGCACAGATAATATCTGACCACTTTGATGACAACTCAAGGCTCAAGATTGCAATTGTTGGTTTTGGGAACTTCGGTCAGTTTCTTGCTAAAACTATTATACGTCAAGGTCATATAGTTCTAGCCTATTCTCGGTCAGACTACTATGATGTGGCTCAAAAGTTGGGGGTAACTTACTGCTCTGATGTCGAGGAACTTTGCAAAGAGAATCCAGAAGTGATACTTTTTTGTACCTCTATTCTTTCAACTGAGAAAGTTCTCAGGTCATTTCCAGTTCAGAGGTTGATGAGGAATACTTTGTTTGTTGATGTTCTTTCAGTTAAAGAATTTCCAAAAAACTTGTTTCTTCAAAAGTTGCCATTGAATTTTGATATTCTCTGTACTCATCCTATGTTTGGACCAGAGAGTGGTAAAAATGGGTGGGAGGCTCTTCCTTTTGTTTATGATAAGGTCAGGGTGGGAAGTGACGAATCAAG GTATCACTCTGACCGATTTCTTGATATCTTTGCTCTTGAAGGGTGTCGAATGGTTGAAATGTCTTGTGCAGAGCATGATAGGCATGCAGCAGGGTCACAATTCCTTACGCACACAATAGGAAGGGTTTTGGAGAAGCTGGGTTTGGAGTCGACACCTATCTTTACAAATGGTTACAAGACTTTATTGAATTTGGTGGAGACTACAGTAGGAGATAGTTTTGATCTTTACTATGGCTTGTTCATGTATAATGTAAATTCAATGGACCAGCTAAATAGATTGGGCATGGTTTTTGACTCATTAGAGGAGCAGTTTCTGGGGCGTTTGCATGGTGTTCTCCATAAGCAACATTCTGAGAATGCAAGCAAAATCTTGTTGCCAAATCATCCAAGAATGCAGCTCCACTAA